Proteins from a genomic interval of Rhodothermus marinus:
- a CDS encoding sulfatase family protein, which produces MRWLLILLLTLMTSWETFAQFRERRPQNVVLILSDDHRYDFMSFMDQAPDFLETPGMDRMAREGAHLRNAFVTTSLCSPSRASILTGQYAHRHGVVDNTTPVPPDVRFFPQDLQAAGYRTAFIGKWHMGEADDHPRPGFDYWVSFRGQGVYYNPTLNVNGLRVRREGYITDLLTDYAIEWLRERAADGAPFFLYLSHKAVHAEFEPAERYAGRYAGVAIPYPPTMANTESNYRNKPHWVQAQRKSWHGVDYAYHGQFDFDTFYRRYAETLLALDESISRVLDFLEQSGLAENTLVIYMSDNGFLLGEHGLIDKRNAYEESIRIPMLAWAPGYIAPGAKIDALVRNIDIAPTILELTGVSTTILMDGRSFLGLLTDPQANEEDREFLYEYYWEYAFPHTPTTFALRGDRFKYIFYHGIWDIQELYDLELDPLEQHNLIFVPAYQSLVQQMRNRLFDLLEEADAMRVPVRRGSWQAGERKLD; this is translated from the coding sequence ATGCGCTGGTTATTGATTTTACTGTTGACCCTTATGACTTCGTGGGAGACCTTCGCGCAGTTTCGTGAGAGGCGCCCCCAGAATGTTGTGCTCATCCTGAGCGACGACCACCGTTATGATTTTATGAGCTTTATGGACCAGGCGCCGGACTTTCTCGAAACGCCCGGCATGGATCGCATGGCTCGCGAGGGGGCACACCTGCGAAATGCCTTTGTGACTACATCGCTCTGCTCGCCAAGCAGGGCTTCGATTCTTACGGGACAGTATGCACATCGGCATGGCGTGGTGGACAACACCACACCCGTGCCCCCAGACGTTCGTTTTTTTCCACAGGATCTGCAGGCGGCGGGCTATCGCACAGCGTTTATCGGTAAGTGGCACATGGGTGAGGCAGATGACCATCCGAGGCCGGGGTTTGACTACTGGGTGAGCTTTCGCGGACAGGGCGTCTATTACAATCCGACGCTTAACGTCAATGGCCTCCGGGTGAGGCGCGAGGGATATATCACGGATTTGCTGACTGACTATGCGATTGAGTGGCTGCGCGAACGTGCCGCCGATGGCGCACCGTTTTTTCTTTATCTGTCACACAAGGCCGTCCATGCAGAATTCGAACCGGCGGAGCGCTATGCTGGCCGATATGCTGGGGTGGCCATCCCTTATCCGCCCACCATGGCTAATACGGAGTCAAACTACAGAAACAAGCCACACTGGGTGCAGGCGCAACGTAAGAGTTGGCACGGGGTGGATTATGCCTATCACGGGCAGTTTGACTTCGATACGTTCTACCGACGCTACGCTGAAACGCTGCTCGCCTTGGACGAAAGCATCAGCAGGGTACTGGATTTTCTGGAGCAGTCAGGACTGGCAGAAAACACCCTGGTTATTTACATGAGTGACAACGGATTTCTTCTCGGAGAGCATGGTCTTATTGACAAGCGAAACGCCTATGAAGAATCCATCAGGATTCCGATGCTGGCCTGGGCACCCGGGTACATTGCTCCGGGCGCAAAGATTGACGCGCTGGTTCGCAACATCGATATAGCGCCCACCATTCTGGAACTGACGGGCGTCTCGACCACGATTCTAATGGATGGTCGCTCGTTTCTTGGATTGCTCACCGACCCTCAAGCGAATGAAGAAGATCGAGAATTTCTGTATGAATATTACTGGGAGTATGCTTTCCCTCATACACCCACAACCTTTGCGCTTCGGGGCGATCGTTTCAAGTACATCTTTTATCATGGTATCTGGGATATTCAGGAGCTCTATGACCTGGAGCTGGACCCTCTGGAGCAGCACAACCTGATATTTGTACCGGCCTATCAGTCACTGGTGCAGCAGATGCGCAATCGTTTGTTTGATCTGCTTGAGGAGGCCGATGCCATGCGGGTCCCCGTTCGGCGTGGAAGCTGGCAGGCCGGTGAGCGCAAACTGGATTGA
- the cas7b gene encoding type I-B CRISPR-associated protein Cas7/Csh2 encodes MSTLQNRHEILFLYDVSWANPNGDPMDENKPRIDEETGVNIVTDVRLKRTVRDALMELGYEVFLREERGEDGSRRTKEDIMIYYESDPRKVLEQCIDIRLFGGTFALKGDDQNAFSLTGPVQFKFGRSLHRVKVELIKGTSIMPSAADKRQGTFTEVYVVPYSFIVFYGIANEKAAAATQLTEEDLEAMFKALWVGHKAGTDVITRSKFGHEPRLLVDIVYKPGTLTHMGELDKLVAFRSEKNDEAIRDISDGMLDLSGLVEKMAAYKDKIEKVRLRMDGRLRLVPDVNAALEVPVEPFTWSKEI; translated from the coding sequence ATGAGCACGCTTCAGAACCGACACGAGATTCTGTTTCTGTACGATGTCTCATGGGCGAATCCCAACGGCGATCCCATGGACGAGAATAAGCCGCGTATCGATGAAGAGACTGGCGTTAATATCGTCACGGATGTGCGGCTCAAGCGCACCGTGCGGGATGCCCTGATGGAGTTGGGTTACGAAGTCTTTTTGAGGGAGGAGCGTGGTGAGGACGGCAGCCGAAGGACCAAAGAGGATATCATGATCTACTATGAGAGCGATCCTCGAAAGGTGCTGGAGCAATGTATCGACATTCGCCTTTTCGGTGGCACGTTTGCGCTCAAGGGTGATGATCAGAATGCGTTCTCGCTGACCGGGCCGGTCCAGTTCAAGTTCGGCCGCTCTCTGCATCGCGTGAAGGTGGAGCTTATTAAGGGCACCAGCATTATGCCTTCAGCCGCAGACAAGCGTCAGGGGACTTTTACCGAAGTCTATGTGGTCCCATATTCCTTCATCGTTTTCTATGGCATAGCGAATGAAAAGGCCGCGGCTGCCACGCAACTCACCGAGGAGGATCTGGAGGCCATGTTCAAAGCACTGTGGGTGGGGCATAAGGCCGGAACGGACGTCATTACGCGCTCCAAGTTTGGCCATGAGCCTCGGTTGCTCGTGGACATCGTCTACAAGCCCGGCACCCTGACCCATATGGGCGAATTGGACAAACTGGTAGCCTTCCGTAGCGAAAAGAACGATGAGGCCATTCGTGATATTTCAGACGGCATGCTGGACCTGAGTGGGCTGGTGGAAAAAATGGCGGCCTACAAGGACAAAATCGAAAAGGTGCGGCTACGGATGGATGGCCGGCTACGCTTGGTTCCGGATGTGAATGCGGCCCTGGAGGTTCCAGTAGAACCTTTTACCTGGAGTAAGGAAATATGA
- the cas3 gene encoding CRISPR-associated helicase Cas3' produces MASGLYSHPGIPLEDHSNRVLALARKLLDETAPAWWKDARLRLLLEMAIALHDFGKATSFFQVALEGKRRTDAFSRHARLSALFFLHRATTWLGEDAEIHWLPLLFAYLVVLRHHTNLKSVADELHPPDEKEMDVLKCQIQAIPVQNVNAYLQALDVPDCIRAVLIFSPEAFLAWLREDAPTLLRGWRKQWRCWKQKAQNAEAYWAFLMGFSVLLDADKLEAGARGLLPRREDIPPNAVALYKERVFGPSSVGSLNEMREKAYQEVLAAPLSPDKHLYTLTLPTGMGKTLTGMAAALKLRALVHEKTGYAPRIIYALPFLSIIDQNADTLEQVLAVALGLTGGISASVAFSDHCASETRSDSPVESRLLIKHHHLADVQYRLQAHDGVEELDYATSRLLTEGWHSEIIITTFVQLFDTLLAWRNASARRVNRLHRAILLLDEVQALPALYWPLVRNLLIELAERLGVYVVLMTATQPYLLEDACELVPDPSAYFKSLDRLDVYIRLEPRRLEDFVADFKPEPDKSYLFMVNTIAAAQKLHRLLEETLNEKVAFLSTGVTPGERRKRIRDLKKGRYRFAVSTQLLEAGVDVDFDVVYRDMAPLDSLVQAAGRCNRNLRAGRRGQFHIVYWIDDRDRSYAHWIYDPVLLARTQTHLEKHTHLREPEFLNLLQDYFRDVWETGIPRDVADALWEAVCTLRFDGEKDKACVLKAKEAPGAHLSQFCLIEQQPYKRDVFVQLDERAEAVWSEAKKILLDLRRDHDVWKARERFARIRSCFYQYVISVALKPETAPYWDEDLRIYVVQREVLEHYYDAVIGFKRESEGDAMFA; encoded by the coding sequence ATGGCCTCCGGTCTCTACTCTCATCCCGGCATCCCGCTAGAGGACCACAGCAACCGGGTGCTGGCCCTTGCCCGCAAGCTGCTGGACGAAACCGCCCCGGCGTGGTGGAAGGATGCGCGTCTGCGCCTCCTGCTGGAAATGGCCATTGCTCTGCATGACTTCGGCAAAGCCACTTCCTTCTTTCAGGTTGCTCTGGAGGGAAAACGACGCACGGACGCCTTTTCTCGCCACGCACGGCTATCCGCCCTGTTCTTTCTTCACCGCGCTACTACGTGGCTGGGCGAAGACGCAGAGATTCACTGGCTGCCGCTTCTCTTTGCCTATCTGGTCGTACTGCGCCATCATACGAACCTGAAGAGTGTGGCCGACGAATTGCACCCACCTGATGAAAAGGAAATGGATGTGCTGAAATGCCAGATCCAGGCCATCCCGGTACAAAATGTCAACGCCTATCTGCAAGCGCTGGATGTACCCGATTGCATTCGGGCCGTACTAATCTTTTCCCCTGAAGCGTTTTTGGCCTGGCTGCGTGAAGATGCCCCGACTCTTCTGCGCGGTTGGCGTAAGCAGTGGCGATGCTGGAAGCAAAAGGCTCAGAATGCGGAGGCCTACTGGGCCTTCCTTATGGGCTTTTCTGTGCTACTGGATGCGGACAAGCTGGAAGCCGGGGCCAGAGGTCTCCTTCCTCGTCGGGAGGACATTCCCCCGAACGCTGTGGCTCTCTACAAAGAGAGGGTTTTCGGTCCGTCTTCCGTTGGCTCCCTGAATGAGATGCGAGAGAAAGCGTATCAGGAAGTGTTGGCCGCGCCCCTTTCCCCGGATAAACACCTGTACACCCTGACTTTGCCCACGGGTATGGGGAAAACGCTGACCGGCATGGCCGCAGCCCTCAAACTGCGCGCCCTGGTACATGAGAAGACGGGGTATGCGCCCCGCATCATCTACGCGTTGCCTTTCCTTTCCATCATTGACCAGAACGCGGACACGCTGGAGCAGGTGCTGGCCGTAGCCCTGGGTCTCACCGGGGGGATATCCGCGTCCGTGGCATTCTCCGATCACTGTGCCTCAGAGACCCGCAGCGATAGTCCCGTGGAGAGTCGTCTGCTCATCAAACACCACCACTTGGCCGATGTGCAGTATCGGCTGCAGGCACATGATGGGGTGGAGGAGCTGGATTATGCTACCTCAAGGCTTCTTACCGAGGGCTGGCACTCGGAAATCATAATTACAACTTTCGTGCAACTTTTCGATACATTGCTGGCCTGGCGTAATGCCTCGGCGCGGCGGGTGAACAGATTGCACCGCGCTATTTTACTACTCGACGAAGTGCAGGCCCTTCCAGCGTTGTACTGGCCGCTCGTGCGCAACCTGCTCATTGAATTGGCCGAACGCCTGGGAGTGTATGTCGTCTTGATGACCGCAACTCAGCCATATCTTCTGGAAGACGCCTGTGAACTGGTGCCTGATCCGAGTGCTTACTTCAAGTCTCTGGATCGGCTGGACGTGTACATTCGTCTGGAACCACGGAGGCTGGAAGATTTTGTGGCTGACTTCAAACCAGAGCCGGACAAGTCTTATCTTTTTATGGTGAACACCATTGCCGCGGCGCAGAAGCTACACCGTCTGCTGGAAGAGACTCTGAACGAGAAGGTGGCCTTCCTTTCCACCGGCGTTACGCCCGGAGAACGACGAAAGCGCATTCGCGACCTGAAGAAGGGACGCTACCGTTTTGCAGTGTCCACCCAACTTCTTGAGGCCGGAGTGGATGTGGATTTTGATGTGGTCTATCGCGACATGGCCCCGCTGGATTCGCTGGTGCAGGCCGCGGGGCGGTGTAACCGTAACCTGCGTGCAGGGCGACGAGGACAATTCCACATTGTGTACTGGATAGACGACAGGGATCGCTCCTACGCGCACTGGATTTACGACCCTGTACTACTGGCCCGTACGCAAACCCATCTAGAAAAGCATACCCATCTACGGGAACCAGAGTTTCTTAACCTGCTGCAGGATTACTTCCGGGATGTGTGGGAGACGGGCATCCCGAGGGATGTAGCCGACGCGCTGTGGGAGGCGGTGTGCACGCTGCGCTTTGACGGCGAGAAGGACAAGGCCTGCGTGCTCAAGGCTAAAGAGGCGCCGGGTGCGCATCTCAGCCAGTTCTGTTTGATTGAGCAGCAGCCTTACAAGCGGGATGTCTTTGTGCAGTTAGATGAGCGGGCAGAGGCCGTATGGAGCGAAGCAAAGAAGATTCTGCTGGATTTACGTCGCGATCATGATGTCTGGAAGGCCCGGGAGCGCTTCGCCCGTATAAGGTCCTGTTTTTACCAGTATGTGATCAGTGTGGCCCTCAAGCCCGAAACCGCACCTTATTGGGACGAGGACCTGCGCATTTATGTGGTGCAACGAGAGGTGCTGGAGCACTACTACGATGCTGTGATTGGTTTCAAGAGGGAGAGTGAGGGAGACGCCATGTTTGCGTGA
- a CDS encoding formylglycine-generating enzyme family protein: MGGSSGCRGRPGANIWRSPTPDGDDPDGYRLTSPVGAFGTTSLGLMDMVGNVWEWTADWYRSYSERHLPFTPGPGSEKVQRGGSFLCHAAFCHGYRVSARSHATPESSFFHVGFRCARDSNFR; the protein is encoded by the coding sequence GTGGGGGGATCATCTGGATGTAGAGGACGCCCCGGGGCCAACATCTGGCGGAGCCCGACTCCCGATGGTGACGATCCGGACGGCTATCGTCTTACCTCTCCGGTGGGAGCGTTTGGGACAACCTCGCTCGGCCTTATGGATATGGTGGGCAACGTATGGGAATGGACCGCGGACTGGTATCGTTCCTACTCGGAGCGCCATCTCCCTTTTACGCCCGGGCCCGGTTCCGAGAAAGTGCAGCGGGGAGGGTCGTTTCTATGTCATGCTGCTTTCTGTCATGGCTACAGGGTATCGGCCCGAAGCCACGCTACGCCAGAGTCCTCTTTCTTTCACGTAGGATTTCGCTGTGCACGTGATTCAAACTTCAGATAA
- the tnpB gene encoding IS607 family element RNA-guided endonuclease TnpB yields MKAHQAFRFELDPNASQRRALARHVGAARFAYNWGLEQCLKALEAGERIPSAVELHRAWNRWKRAHAPWWVEVSKCAPQEAFRDLERAFRSWRERRAGFPRFKRKKSLDDNKARFTGTIRVFARHIQLPRIGKVRSKEKTDRLLTLLSAGKARILSATISREADRWYVSLTSEVERPDPEPKEVGSEHDIVGIDLGLSAFAVLSDGTRIEAPRPLGKALRLLRRRSKALSRKQNGSNNYRKATLRLARLHRRVRNIRRDFLHKVTTELARTKPVLVIEDLNVRGLIRGRLSRSVADMGWSEFRRLLEYKCRWYGSRLIVVDRFFPSTQTCARCGTAGRKLPLSERTFRCEQCGLELDRDLNAALNLWRYGLAHLTGSTASSAGSQACGDSSGGGTVLWDGSTSHGSMKQEVAGHLDCLPD; encoded by the coding sequence GTGAAGGCACATCAGGCGTTTCGATTTGAGTTGGACCCGAATGCCAGCCAAAGACGGGCGCTGGCCAGGCACGTGGGCGCTGCCCGCTTTGCCTACAACTGGGGCCTGGAACAGTGTCTGAAGGCTCTGGAAGCGGGGGAGCGGATTCCTTCAGCCGTGGAGCTTCACAGGGCCTGGAACCGTTGGAAGCGGGCGCACGCCCCCTGGTGGGTGGAGGTCTCCAAGTGCGCGCCGCAAGAGGCCTTCCGAGACCTCGAGCGGGCCTTCCGGAGCTGGCGGGAGAGGAGGGCCGGCTTTCCCCGCTTCAAGCGAAAGAAGAGCCTTGACGACAACAAAGCCCGCTTTACTGGGACCATCCGGGTCTTTGCCCGTCACATTCAGCTCCCCCGCATCGGGAAGGTCCGGAGCAAAGAGAAGACGGACAGGCTTCTGACTCTTCTTTCCGCGGGCAAGGCGCGCATTCTGTCTGCCACGATCTCTCGGGAGGCCGACCGCTGGTATGTGAGCCTGACCAGTGAGGTGGAGCGCCCCGACCCCGAACCCAAGGAGGTGGGAAGCGAGCACGATATCGTAGGCATAGACCTCGGCCTCTCCGCCTTCGCCGTCCTCTCCGACGGCACCCGGATAGAAGCCCCCAGACCTCTGGGGAAAGCCCTCCGGTTGCTGAGGCGGCGAAGCAAAGCGCTGAGCCGTAAGCAAAACGGTTCCAATAATTACCGCAAGGCCACGCTCCGACTGGCGAGGCTCCACCGCAGGGTGCGGAACATTCGCCGGGACTTCTTGCACAAGGTCACCACTGAGCTGGCGAGGACCAAGCCAGTGCTGGTGATCGAAGACCTCAACGTGAGGGGGCTGATTCGTGGTCGTCTGTCCCGGTCGGTGGCTGATATGGGCTGGAGCGAGTTCCGGCGGCTGCTGGAGTACAAGTGCCGCTGGTACGGGAGCAGGCTGATCGTGGTGGACCGTTTCTTCCCCTCGACGCAGACATGCGCTCGATGTGGCACTGCTGGTCGGAAGCTTCCGCTGTCTGAGCGGACGTTCCGGTGTGAGCAATGCGGTCTGGAGTTGGACCGCGACTTGAACGCGGCCTTGAATCTATGGCGTTATGGGTTGGCCCACCTGACGGGCTCTACCGCGAGTTCCGCGGGAAGTCAAGCCTGTGGAGACTCCTCTGGCGGCGGAACCGTCCTCTGGGACGGGTCTACGAGTCATGGGTCGATGAAGCAGGAAGTGGCCGGTCATCTGGATTGCCTTCCGGACTGA
- the cas4 gene encoding CRISPR-associated protein Cas4, protein MRDALVCSVLRMPDRITGTLVWYAMICEREVWLMAHELEPDRDDARLEWGRFLGQMSYPRSRKREINLPGMKLDIVERHGARIVVGEIKSSSRFVEATRMQMLFYLWRLRESGVEAEGELRFPQERRRMRIVLDASAEADLLRVIERVRAIMQQPFPPPAKRITYCRSCAYREFCWSDDPEE, encoded by the coding sequence TTGCGTGATGCACTGGTCTGTTCGGTGTTGCGTATGCCTGACCGTATTACCGGAACACTTGTCTGGTACGCAATGATCTGTGAGCGGGAAGTCTGGCTGATGGCCCATGAGCTGGAGCCGGACCGGGATGATGCACGTCTGGAGTGGGGGCGTTTCCTTGGACAAATGAGCTACCCACGCAGTCGAAAGCGAGAGATCAATCTACCGGGAATGAAGCTGGACATTGTGGAAAGACATGGTGCACGGATTGTGGTGGGCGAGATTAAATCGTCGTCCAGGTTCGTAGAGGCCACTCGAATGCAGATGTTATTCTACCTGTGGCGTCTGCGTGAGTCTGGTGTAGAGGCCGAAGGGGAATTACGTTTTCCTCAGGAGCGGCGTCGTATGCGTATTGTCCTGGACGCATCCGCAGAAGCGGATTTACTTCGTGTTATAGAGCGTGTAAGGGCCATTATGCAGCAGCCGTTTCCGCCTCCTGCAAAACGTATCACTTATTGCCGCTCCTGTGCTTATAGAGAATTCTGTTGGAGTGACGACCCGGAGGAATGA
- the cas5b gene encoding type I-B CRISPR-associated protein Cas5b: MKVVAFDLWSDYGHFRRFFTTSSPLTYSFPPPTAVRGIVGAILGKGRDEYLLATSGLAIGVRVLTAVKRVRWGQNFIFTKGTSGQFDPTLLAQRKGNAQGMVRTQVKYEYLRAPRFRLYVGGNSALLEELEALLREHRTHYTVSMGLSELLADFSYVGTYGATALPPGTYELVSVFPVEILDPERGLENVLRSGVKLAKERAPVYLAPDRTPLLYQDVVLEMGGQPVRVTVSEKVYRLDNGDVVYLWPPVSTLIPASR, translated from the coding sequence ATGAAAGTGGTTGCTTTTGACCTCTGGAGTGATTACGGTCATTTTCGCCGGTTCTTTACCACATCATCCCCGCTTACCTATTCCTTTCCGCCTCCCACGGCGGTGCGAGGCATCGTAGGAGCCATTCTGGGCAAAGGAAGGGACGAGTACCTGTTGGCCACCTCGGGCCTGGCCATTGGCGTGCGGGTGCTCACGGCGGTCAAGCGAGTGCGCTGGGGACAGAACTTTATTTTCACCAAAGGCACGAGTGGACAGTTTGATCCCACTCTCTTGGCTCAGCGCAAAGGGAACGCTCAGGGGATGGTGCGTACCCAGGTCAAGTACGAGTACCTCAGGGCTCCCCGTTTCCGCCTCTACGTAGGTGGCAATTCCGCACTCTTGGAGGAGTTGGAAGCTCTGCTGCGAGAGCACCGTACCCATTACACGGTTTCCATGGGCCTTTCGGAACTGCTGGCCGACTTTTCCTATGTGGGCACGTACGGAGCCACGGCTCTTCCTCCAGGTACGTACGAACTGGTTTCGGTTTTTCCTGTGGAAATTCTGGACCCTGAACGTGGGCTGGAGAATGTCCTGCGATCTGGCGTCAAACTGGCCAAGGAGAGGGCACCCGTTTACCTGGCTCCCGACCGTACGCCGTTGCTCTACCAGGATGTTGTGCTCGAAATGGGCGGCCAACCGGTCCGGGTTACGGTGAGCGAGAAAGTATACCGACTGGATAATGGAGACGTGGTGTATTTATGGCCTCCGGTCTCTACTCTCATCCCGGCATCCCGCTAG
- the cas6 gene encoding CRISPR-associated endoribonuclease Cas6 produces MRVDLYLCPAGGRQKVALPVHYNVLLQGVVYSSLNEALARRVHDHGWQVGGRRLKLFTFSRLRGDFRCRSGRLIFYGKIAWTIASPEEEILESLVVHLLRAKVLQIGQAKLELLSVEVPVPPSYRRPICLRALSPITVYSTFETSDGRKKTYYYTPREPEFGRLVLENLRRKIRAWMGEDIPLDGATFRPVRVSNRNLVVARYKDTIIKGWTGIYELDAPESYFRMALDAGLGAKNSQGFGCVEVWAPTKSVSLKEVEAGKR; encoded by the coding sequence ATGCGCGTTGACCTTTACCTGTGTCCTGCGGGCGGTCGGCAGAAAGTGGCACTGCCCGTTCATTACAATGTACTGCTTCAGGGAGTGGTCTATTCCTCTCTGAACGAAGCGCTGGCACGCAGAGTCCATGATCATGGCTGGCAAGTCGGCGGACGGCGTCTGAAGCTGTTCACCTTCTCGCGCTTACGCGGAGATTTTCGTTGCAGGAGTGGTAGGCTCATTTTTTACGGTAAAATTGCCTGGACGATCGCCTCCCCGGAAGAGGAAATTCTGGAATCTCTGGTGGTGCACCTGCTGCGGGCAAAAGTACTGCAAATAGGGCAAGCAAAACTGGAGCTTCTTTCCGTTGAGGTGCCCGTGCCACCTTCATATCGGCGGCCGATCTGCCTGAGGGCGCTTTCGCCGATAACGGTCTACAGCACCTTCGAAACCTCAGATGGTCGCAAAAAGACATACTACTACACGCCCAGAGAGCCGGAGTTCGGACGCCTGGTGCTGGAGAACCTGCGGCGCAAAATCCGCGCCTGGATGGGGGAGGATATTCCTCTCGATGGTGCGACATTCAGGCCCGTGCGAGTGAGCAATCGCAATCTGGTGGTGGCGCGTTATAAAGACACCATCATCAAGGGCTGGACAGGTATCTATGAACTGGACGCACCTGAATCCTACTTCCGTATGGCGTTGGACGCGGGGCTTGGAGCCAAGAACAGTCAGGGCTTCGGGTGTGTAGAGGTATGGGCGCCGACGAAAAGCGTTTCGCTCAAGGAAGTCGAGGCCGGGAAAAGATGA
- a CDS encoding TIGR02556 family CRISPR-associated protein, with the protein MLYALRTLGEILGGARLHDPVVADRVITLEFDAGGRYLGTSLHQFSAKDVPRYLYKKAKGSNPPTLTPTLLLNRKEIQKSLKNARNAYRKLRKLNRDLPELELLTKEGETLRKMEKGIVCALKNIPEKERVLFTVRIDGQWMGEREDFRSTLRSKFREEGRESAVDGVCAVCGEKTEISGDISPFKFYTIDKPGYVVGGFDKARAYRAFPLCYECRDLIRRGRQHAEENLSFDLAPNIRYLIIPDFILGADVVRQEVLAILTDEREQRQKRLHTLSRREIRRITEDEEEILELLSQEKDVMTFHFLFMSRQQGRETIDLYIQDVYPSRLRALLEAKAAVDRSMRVPREDGTWLEYNFTYATLHRFFSRSDPNRRNSDLLRHLYDLVDQTFRAVPVSTDYLMPFLMLQIRHDVVTPDRRDQGLYRFTILDALAVLLFIWWTTKMEVPMTVPSPTTLEEFLDGLPVLDSELKKGLFLLGALTERLLRVQGKERGSAPFWKVLKGLKMTEADLRGLLPRVRNKLQEYDRFRAGETALFQKAADYLAQTATPWKMSVDELNFYFALGMGLFPRVAQFVYPKKEEVEL; encoded by the coding sequence ATGCTTTATGCTTTGCGCACCCTGGGCGAGATTTTGGGCGGGGCGCGGTTGCATGACCCCGTTGTCGCGGATCGGGTAATAACCCTGGAGTTTGATGCGGGGGGACGGTATCTGGGTACTAGCCTCCATCAATTCAGTGCCAAGGATGTTCCTCGCTACCTTTACAAAAAGGCCAAAGGCAGTAACCCACCCACGCTCACGCCCACTCTGCTGCTCAATCGTAAGGAAATCCAGAAGAGCCTGAAGAATGCGCGCAATGCGTACCGCAAGCTGCGAAAACTAAACCGCGATCTGCCCGAACTGGAGTTGTTGACGAAGGAGGGAGAAACGCTTCGTAAGATGGAAAAGGGCATCGTATGTGCTCTTAAGAACATTCCCGAGAAGGAGCGTGTCCTCTTTACCGTGCGCATTGATGGTCAATGGATGGGCGAAAGGGAAGATTTTCGTAGCACTCTACGAAGCAAGTTTCGCGAAGAAGGTCGGGAAAGCGCTGTAGATGGCGTATGTGCTGTCTGTGGTGAAAAAACCGAGATCAGTGGTGATATTTCACCCTTTAAATTCTATACGATTGACAAACCTGGCTATGTGGTTGGAGGGTTCGATAAAGCACGGGCGTACAGGGCCTTTCCTCTGTGTTACGAGTGCCGCGATCTCATTCGGCGAGGGCGTCAGCATGCGGAAGAAAACCTGAGTTTTGATTTGGCGCCCAACATTCGCTATCTCATTATCCCGGACTTTATTTTGGGTGCCGATGTTGTACGCCAGGAGGTTCTCGCTATCCTGACTGATGAGAGAGAACAACGCCAGAAACGCTTGCATACCTTAAGTCGTCGGGAGATCAGGCGTATCACCGAAGACGAAGAAGAGATTCTGGAACTGCTCAGCCAGGAGAAGGATGTGATGACGTTTCACTTCCTCTTCATGAGTCGCCAGCAGGGCCGCGAAACGATAGACCTGTACATTCAGGATGTATATCCTTCGCGGTTACGGGCTTTGTTGGAGGCCAAGGCCGCGGTGGATCGGTCGATGCGTGTTCCCCGGGAGGATGGCACATGGCTCGAGTACAACTTCACTTACGCCACGCTGCACCGTTTTTTCTCCAGGTCTGATCCCAACAGGAGAAATTCCGATCTCCTGCGTCATCTTTATGACCTGGTAGACCAGACCTTCCGTGCCGTGCCGGTTTCGACCGACTATCTCATGCCTTTTCTCATGCTCCAGATTCGTCACGATGTGGTCACGCCAGATCGACGTGATCAGGGTCTGTATCGCTTTACCATTCTTGACGCTCTAGCCGTGTTACTGTTTATATGGTGGACAACAAAAATGGAGGTGCCCATGACGGTTCCATCACCCACTACCCTGGAAGAGTTCTTGGATGGCCTGCCCGTATTGGACAGTGAACTCAAGAAAGGCCTATTCCTTCTGGGTGCGCTCACCGAGCGCCTGTTGCGAGTGCAGGGAAAAGAACGAGGAAGTGCGCCGTTCTGGAAAGTGCTCAAAGGTTTAAAGATGACCGAGGCTGATCTCAGAGGCCTGCTCCCGCGGGTACGCAACAAGCTACAAGAATATGATCGCTTTCGGGCCGGTGAGACTGCACTCTTTCAGAAGGCCGCGGATTACCTGGCCCAGACCGCCACGCCCTGGAAAATGAGCGTGGATGAACTCAATTTCTACTTTGCTTTGGGCATGGGTCTGTTTCCCAGAGTGGCTCAATTTGTTTATCCTAAAAAGGAGGAGGTAGAGCTATGA